A genomic stretch from Octopus sinensis linkage group LG14, ASM634580v1, whole genome shotgun sequence includes:
- the LOC115219151 gene encoding gastrula zinc finger protein XlCGF26.1-like, with the protein MFPVQPIYSMGKQFNFDFYGKPAFPANEHLKSYESVSHLSDKSFGFDLCSKPPNHNNNSLAMKNHGKKSMNNSSSESMLTHSGNSELPNREGCNHIGNSNVGNKPFNCTVCCKSFSQRANLNNHERVHTGERPFSCSFCQKSFSQKANLKNHERVHTGEKPFRCPFCEKTFSQRANLSNHERIHTGEKPFVCHVCQKAFSQKANLNNHERVHSGEKPFSCTFCGKGFSQRANLISHERIHTGEKPFVCVVCRKAFSQKANLHNHERIHTGEKPFNCPFCGKAFSQKANLVNHERIHTGEKPYHCETCHKAFSQKANLHNHQRIHTGEKPFHCDVCQKSFSQQVNLNNHERIHTGERPFKCKICEKTFSQKANLHNHERIHTGEKHASCDSCPKLYGPHGKHKDPCSSHGPGKPFDCSYCDKDMTARNSMNPHQPLSPNVKPFVCPYCGKGFCEKSNLNIHENYCPQKRLSLKHALNNSSSSTMTTTTTTNNNNNNTGGSSNGNNNSNNNRNGENFHGQQGHNNDATPHHTDKQMSCDGYKAKNYSPRTGTMKDGGKDTVSAQNPSVGRSDGGSSLSQSQMGRIPPLNIPSSRIGSSSCFPQMTAGWENNYSWSRTFPMAPPRWGQNWANAAGMPPLQAPLTSGIRSHKPREQN; encoded by the coding sequence atgtTTCCTGTACAGCCAATCTACTCAATGGGGAAACAGTTTAATTTCGACTTCTATGGCAAACCTGCTTTCCCAGCAAATGAACATTTGAAAAGCTATGAAAGTGTTTCCCATTTGTCTGATAAATCATTTGGTTTCGACCTTTGTTCGAAACCACCCAATCACAACAACAACTCTCTTGCCATGAAAAATCATGGCAAGAAATCTATGAACAACTCTTCTTCAGAGTCAATGTTAACTCATTCTGGCAACAGTGAGTTACCAAACAGGGAGGGCTGTAACCATATCGGTAATAGCAATGTTGGAAACAAACCCTTTAACTGCACTGTTTGCTGCAAGAGTTTCAGCCAGCGGGCAAATCTCAACAATCATGAACGTGTGCACACTGGGGAACGGCCGTTCAGTTGCAGTTTCTGTCAAAAGTCATTCAGCCAGAAGGCTAACTTGAAAAACCATGAACGTGTTCACACTGGTGAAAAGCCTTTCAGGTGTCCATTTTGTGAAAAAACCTTTAGCCAGCGAGCTAACCTAAGTAACCATGAACGCATTCATACTGGCGAGAAGCCGTTTGTATGTCATGTGTGTCAAAAAGCATTCAGCCAGAAGGCAAACTTGAATAATCATGAACGTGTTCACAGTGGCGAGAAACCATTTAGCTGTACCTTTTGTGGTAAGGGCTTCTCTCAACGCGCTAACCTTATTTCTCACGAGCGAATTCATACAGGCGAGAaaccatttgtgtgtgttgtgtgtcggAAAGCTTTCAGTCAAAAAGCAAACTTGCATAATCACGAACGTATTCACACTGGTGAGAAACCCTTTAATTGTCCATTCTGTGGCAAAGCTTTCAGTCAAAAGGCGAACCTTGTCAACCATGAACGCATCCACACTggcgagaaaccatatcattgcgaGACGTGTCACAAAGCTTTCAGTCAAAAGGCCAATTTACATAACCATCAACGtattcacactggagagaaaccatttcattgcGATGTGTGCCAAAAATCTTTCAGTCAGCAAGTCAATTTGAATAACCACGAGCGTATACACACAGGGGAAAGGCCTTTCAAATGTAAGATATGTGAGAAAACATTCTCTCAAAAAGCCAATCTGCACAATCATGAACGCATTCACACTGGTGAGAAACATGCTAGCTGTGATTCATGTCCAAAACTGTATGGTCCTCATGGGAAACATAAGGATCCCTGTTCCTCTCATGGACCAGGAAAGCCATTTGATTGTTCATACTGCGACAAGGACATGACTGCAAGAAACAGTATGAACCCTCACCAACCCCTATCACCAAATGTAAAACCATTTGTCTGTCCATACTGTGGCAAAGGATTTTGTGAAAAATCTAATTTGAATATCCATGAGAATTATTGTCCTCAGAAGAGACTTTCTCTCAAGCATGCcttaaacaacagtagcagcagtaccatgactaccaccaccactaccaacaacaacaacaacaataccggTGGTAGTAGCaacggtaacaacaacagcaacaataacaggaaTGGTGAGAATTTCCATGGACAACAAGGCCACAACAATGATGCGAcgccacatcatacagataaacaGATGAGTTGTGATGGATACAAAGCGAAGAATTACTCACCTCGAACAGGCACCATGAAAGATGGTGGTAAAGACACGGTGTCAGCCCAGAACCCATCTGTTGGCAGGAGCGATGGAGGTTCCTCCCTCAGTCAGTCACAAATGGGAAGAATTCCGCCATTGAACATACCATCGTCCAGAATAGGTTCCTCGTCGTGTTTCCCCCAGATGACAGCCGGATGGGAAAACAACTACAGCTGGTCCAGAACATTCCCTATGGCGCCACCACGTTGGGGCCAGAACTGGGCAAATGCAGCCGGTATGCCTCCATTGCAGGCACCGTTAACTTCTGGAATCCGATCACACAAGCCTCGTGAACAGAACTAG